The Phyllopteryx taeniolatus isolate TA_2022b chromosome 9, UOR_Ptae_1.2, whole genome shotgun sequence genome contains a region encoding:
- the LOC133483034 gene encoding musculoskeletal embryonic nuclear protein 1-like isoform X2 produces MSQPSEVKKKKRPPMNEEDLKGARSKLGLKGEVKSKTYEVMAECERMGKVAPSVFSNVRTGTETSLDKPAAKAPGASVFNK; encoded by the exons ATGTCACAG CCAAGCGAAGTGAAAAAGAAGAAGCGTCCACCCATGAACGAGGAGGACCTGAAAGGAGCACGCAGCAAACTGGGCCTGAAGGGTGAAGTCAAGAGTAAGACCTATGAGGTCATGGCGGAGTGTG aGCGGATGGGCAAAGTTGCACCATCAGTGTTTAGCAATGTCAGGACAGGGACAGAGACATCCCTGGACAAGCCTGCTGCCAAAGCCCCTGGAGCCAGTGTGTTCAACAAGTAG